In Acidobacteriota bacterium, the sequence AATTTGCGCTCTAGTTGTGCTTCACTGCCCCGCCAGTTCACTCGAAGTGTCTTCAGCATTATTGGAACGTCGTTTGTCATATTAACGCTTTAGCCGCATAACGCCAGGCGTCAGCGGGCGCGCGACGTAGCCTTCGGATCACGGTGAACACCGATACGCGCGCTCCGCTGGACGTCCGAGTTCGGCTTGCCATCGAGGCACCGCGTTAGTCAGCATCTTCGACAAGCCGAAAATGCGCATTGAAGTAGGCTGTCTTCACGGACAGCGCGTAGTTCGTGTAGAGAGGCTCTCTTAAAACGTCTGCTGGTACCAGACCTCCCTGCAACTCACCATATCGAAGCGGTAGGAAGCTGACTGCGATGGGTTTCGGATCGGTGGTGCCCTCGCTGATTCTAACCCTCTCACCAGCAGCGAGCCGACCTGTGCCGCAATCACTCGCGGGCGCGGCAAAGATATAGTGAACCAAGACGTCGCACTCGTGGAGGGACTCCCATATCTGCTTGCCGCGCGGAAACACGATGCCGGATGGCAACAGTGATCGCTCATAATCCCGCGCCCACTCGAGCTCGTCACCTGTACTGAAAAGCCGTTTTCCCTGCTTGATCTCCTCGAAGAGATCTTCAATTGTCTTATTCCATCCGGGTGGTGCTGGCTTGCTCATAGCGTTTTGTTGATGCCGAACATGAATTCGGCGAATTAATGTCATATAACTGCCTTCATCTACGTTGATAAAATTCCAACTACAAAAATTTTCGCGACCGAAATGCTTTTGTATGTCCGCGAGCACATCGCTTACCGGTGATGCGCCGCGATGTTTGATTAAACAAAGCATCATTGAGTTGAAGCTGATTGACCAACCAACTGTGGGACTTTCGTTGTGCCGAACGCCACATTATGTTCGCCATCAATCACCAGTTGTTCACCGTCAAAGCGGAATTTCATGGTTGAATAAAATGGCGTCTCATAGAGCGCCAGTTTAACCGTAAAGAGATTATCACCTGTCCAACCCCCGCTTGCGGCAATCAATGGATTTTCTGGCACGCTTAAAACCCGTTCGAGGCCGTTGGCAAAACTGCCGCGACTTTTTGCCCAGGAACCAATGCCGATTGGCAGGCGCGTTTCTCCTGCGCGTGTGCGCACCTGTAGCGTTGGCGAAGCGGAACTGAAATCAAGCGCCAACGCTTGAATGCCGCGTTCGTTTTCACCAAATTCATACCATCTTCCCGATACTTTCGCGGCAATCGGCGCAGTCGGTTGTCCAACTGCAAGCCGCATGCTTAAACCCGCGAGCCTCGTTTGCAATTGCCTGTGGGCTGTAACATTTTCCGGCAAACGCTCGGCTTTCATCGCCGGCAACAATTTATCCCAGACCAGATTCATGACCTGTTGCATATCGCGCACCCCGCTGGTAATTGCAATCACCGCATCCAGTTCAGGAATGACAAAACAATATTGCCCGAACGCGCCGTCGCCTCTGTAGGTGTTGTGCCGCGAACGCCAGAACTGATAGCCGTAACCCTGATCCCAATCGCTTTTCGGCGAAGAACCGTTGGCGGTCTGCCTGGCGGTTGCTTCTTCAACCCATGCGGCAGGAATGAGTTGTCGCCCGTTCCACTTGCCTTTCTGCAAATACAACTGCCCGAAGCTGGCAATATCTTCGGTGCGAATGCGCAACCCATAAGCGCCCACGATGATGCCCTGTGGGTCTGCTACCCATTGGGGATTTTCAATTCCCAATGGCTCAAATAATCTCGGCATCAGGTAATCGCGCACGGTCATCCCTGTGACCTTCTGCACGATAGCCGAAAGCATGTAGGTTGCGGGCGAGTTGTACAAAAAATGCGTTCCCGGTTTGAACGGCACAGGATGCGCAAAAAATTTTTTCGCCCACGTCCCCGTCCCTTGAAAAAGTTGTGGTTCGCTTTGATGCCCGGTTGCCATGCGTAGCAAATCGCGCACCCGCATGGCGCGCAGATTATTTGCAGGCTCCGCCGGAGCATCTTCCGGGAAGAATTTCAGCACCTCGTCATCAACGCTCAGTTTGCCTTCGGCAATCGCCAACCCGATTGCCGTCGAGGTGAAACTTTTGCTCAGTGAATAAAGCATATGCGGAGTCTTCGCATCATAAGGATGCCACCACGCTTCAGCGACTACATAACCATGACGCACCATCATAAAACTGTGCAGGGCATCAATCTCTTTGTCGGCAGCTTCGATGAAGGCAAGAATCGCGGATGAGGCGATGCCTTGTCGTTCAGGCGTGCTGCGCGGCAGTCGCTTTGCCGAAGTCTCTGTCTTTTTTGCCAAGTTGCGCGCTTGCTGACGAGCAAGCGCCGGCGTGAGAGCGAGTACAAGAAGCAAATAAATGAGCAGGAATTTTCGCATGCTATGCCTTTCCGTAAATGGTGAAGTGTCTGTCGGAATCGTTTGCCGGTTGATGTATAAAAGCGTAATTAAAGCGCCGTGAAATTATTCACGGCGGTCTATTCCAGCACACCCACATTCTCTCAAATCGCTTTTGTCGATGGATGACGAACCTTGAAATACCTTCAGGCTTTGTATTTCATCGGCTCAGGGTGAATCCAGGGGGCGCGGTACTTTCGCGCCAGGCGTTTATTCGCCTCTTCATCGCCGATGACGCGCTGTTTCTGCGCGTCCCAATTCAACGTCCGCCCAAGATCAAAGGAGATATTGGCGAGAATACAACTCGCCGTTGAAATATGCCCTTCTTCGATGCTCGCCACCGGCTTGCTGCGCTTTTCGATAGCCCGTAAAAAATCCTTCATATGTCCGCGAATCGCCGGAGCGACGTGCTGTTCCAAATCCTTTTCGGTTTTGTCCTCAGGGTATTGTTCCAATTCATAAGCCACATCGCGGTGAATCGGCTGACCTTGTCCGATGGGAATAAAATCATAACCGTAAACGCTTGCCTTGAGCGTCCCTTTGTCACCATAAAGGGTCGCGCCCCAGGGGTATTTCGGATCGTTCGGGTGTCCCCAACTGCGATGTTGCCAGATGACTCGCAGGTCATCGAATTCAAAGGTAGCGGTTTGGGTGTCGGGAATATTGGCTTTGCTGCTTTTATCAACCAGTATGCCGCCGCTCGAAGAAATCCGTTTCGGCCAGCCGAGTCCCATCATCCAGCGCACCGTATCCAGCATGTGTATGCACATATCGCCGAGAATGCCGTTGCAGTATTCGTTAAACACGCGCCAGCCACGCGGATGAACCAACCGATTGTAAGGTCGCATCGGCGCAGGTCCTGTCCACATTTCATAATCGAGATAATCGGGCGGCGCGGAATCGGGCGGATTTTCGGTCGAACGCATATGGTAATAGCAATAAATTTCCACCAAGCCGATTTTGCCCAGTTTGCCTTCGCGCAGAATGCGGTCGCGGGCTTCGATTAAATGCGGCGTGCTGCGGCGCTGGGTGCCGACCTGCACGACGCGTTTATATTTATTCGCCGCCGCCACCATCGCCTGCCCTTCGATGACATCAACGCTGATGGGCTTTTGCAGGTAGACATCGGCGCCCGCTTCGACCGCGGCAATCATCGGCAGCGCGTGCCAGTGGTCGGGCGTGGCTAGGAGCACAATGTCCAAATCTTTTTCGCGAAGCAGGGCGCGATAATCGCTATAAGTTCGCGGCGTTTTCTTTGATGCCTGTCGTTCGGCAATCATTGAGGCAGCCTCGCCAAGCATGCGTTTATCGACATCACAAATGGATACGACTTCGACCGGCGCGACTTGAATCAAGCGAAAGAGGTCTAATTTGCCATACCAACCGCTGCCGATCAGTCCGACGCGCAGTTTGCGGTCTTGAAATTCTTCGCCGTAGAGTTGGCGGGCTAATAAAAATCCGGCGGCGCTGGTTTGTAAAAATTGTCTGCGATTCATCACGGTTGCTCCACTCGAAAGATTTCTTAATCCATTTGATTGCTGCGCCATCATACGGCTACGCCAATCAACTCGCAACGTCAAAAGCGCGACCATCGCGTATCAGAAAAAATTCCCTTAAACATTAAGCAACCCCGTATGCGCGACTACATCTAAGGCGCGCGATGAAATGCAAAACCGTTCGGCTCGCGATGAGGTAATCCCGCCTGTGGCTTGCGACATTAAGCTCTCGGCGAAGGAAGAAACACACATCAACATCATCGTAAGCCAGTCAATATGACAAAAGAGGCTTTTGCCTTGTTTAACCACCTGACAACTCGGTTGTCTAAGGAGACGTGTATGATGAAATACAAAATTTGCACCGTCTGTTTGATGTTGCTCACCATTCCCTTACTCGCTTTTTCTGCCGCTGCGCAGACCCAGAAAGATAAAACCCTCTCCCCCTATTTCTTTGTGCAGGGCGACCCTGCCGTCGATCACTTGCCGCTTAAAGAGACCCGCGTTGATATAAACGTTTCCGGCATCATCGCCGATGTGACGGTCAGACAAACCTATCGCAATGAAGGGACGCGACCGATCAATGCCCGATATGTTTTCCCTGCCTCCACACGCGCAGCGGTTTACGCGATGCGCATGCAAATCGGCAATCAGGTCATCGTCGCCAGAATCAAAGAACGCGAAAAAGCCAGAAAAGAATTTGACGAAGCCAAACAGGCAGGTAAGAGCGCATCGCTACTTGAGCAAGATAGACCCAATGTATTTTCCATGAATCTTGCCAACCTCAACCCCAATGAACAGGTTGACATTGAACTGCGCTACACGGAACTTCTGGCGCCGACCGATGGTGTCTATGAAGTGGTTTTCCCTACGGTTGTGGGCCCGCGTTATTCTTCGCAACCGGAATCGACGGCAACCGCTCAAGACCAATGGATTAAAAATCCCTATCTGCGTCAAGGCAATAAACCGACAAGCACACTCCATATTTCAGCCAAAATTTCCGCCGGGGTTCCGATTCATGATTTAGCCTGCACCTCACACAAAATTGCTGCCGAGTGGCAAAGTCCGAGTGTCGCGCAGTTGATCTTAAATGAAGCGGATGCCTTGCAAGGGAATCGTGATTTTATCCTGCGCTATCGTCTGGCGGGCGAGCAAATCACTTCGGGCTTGCTGCTCTATCAGGGCAAGGATGAAAACTTTTTCTTGTATATGGCTGAACCACCCGCGCGCATTAACAACGCCGACATTCCGACTCGCGAATATATTTTTGTGGTTGACGTTTCCGGTTCAATGGAAGGTTTCCCGTTGAATACCGCCAAGCAACTGTTGCGTGATTTAATCGGACAACTCCGACCCACGGATATGTTCAACATCGTGTTGTTTGCAGGCGATGCGACGGTGCTTTCTGCGAAATCGCTTCCCGCAGACCAACAAAATCTCGCGAATGCTCTGCGCTTGCTTGACGAACAACGCGGCAGCGGTGGCACTGAACTCCTTCCGGCAATGCAAAACGCCATGAACATCCCGCAACCGGAAGGCGTGTCACGCAGCATCGTGCTCGTCACCGATGGCTATATTTCCGGCGAAAAAGGGGTATTTGATTACATCCGCGCAAATTTGAATCAAGCCAACGTGTTTTCCTTTGGCATCGGCACATCGGTGAATCGTTACCTCATCGAAGGCGTTGCCAAAGCCGGAATGGGTGAAGCGTTCGTGGTCACGCAGCCGGACGAAGCGCCGGCGATTGCCGCGAAATTCCGCGAGTATATTCAAAATCCCGTGCTCACAGACATTCAGGTGCGCGCGCAGGGTTTCGACATTTATGATGTTCAACCAACTTCATTCCCTGACCTGTTTGCCAATCGTCCGGTAATCCTGTTTGGCAAATGGCGGGGTTCAATTAGCGGCACGTTTGAACTCACAGGGAAAAACGGACAGGGAGATTACACATCTCGCCTCTACATCACAGGCATGTTACCCGATGGAGCCAACAGCGCCTTGCGTTATCTGTGGGCGCGTTCGCGCATTGCCGAACTTTCCGATTACGGCTCAGGCGACATCGACACAGACCGCGTTGCCAGCATCACGGCTCTGGGCTTGAAATACAATCTGCTTACGCAATACACCTCATTCATTGCGGTTCGCGAAATCGTCACCAATCCCGATGGTTCTGCAAAAGATGTTGAGCAACCGTTGCCGCTGCCGCTTGGCGTCACCGATTTGGCAATCGGCGATGGCATCGAAACCGGCGATGAACCGGAACTCATCTGGTTGATAGCGACCATTTCACTCATCACCCTGATTATGATTTATCGCGGACGGCGGCGTTTGGTATGAACAAGAAATTGCATTGGACACGCATTGCGCAATGGGCAGTCGTTCTGCTTGTTGCTTTCACCCTCAAACTGTTTTACTCAAAGGCGAGCGCCAACGAGTTGCAATGGATACTCGCGCCGACGACTTCGCTGGTTGAACTCACCAGCGGCACCCGGTTTGAGTTTGAATCCTACACCGGCTATGTCAGCCAGGATCGCCGTTTCGTCATTGCTCCAGCCTGCGCAGGGGTGAATTTCTTAATCGCCGCTTTCCTGATGCTCTCGACGAGAAAGTTATTAAAAGCGCGCCAGCCCGCCGCATTGCAAGCGCGCCAGCCCGCCGCTGCCTGGAAATTCCTTCCGGCAGCGGCGCTCATCGCTTATCTGGTCACGCTCATTGCCAATACGGCGCGCATTGCGATTGCTTTGCATCTGGAGCAACTGTCGGATGTGAGCGGTCTGAGCGCCAATCAACTGCACCGCATCGAAGGCATCACCGTCTACTTTGTTTTTTTATTTTTACTCTTTATCGTGAACGAAAAAATCAGTGCGGGAAAATTTTCAGGTGGCTGGCGTCGCTTCTGCTATCCGATTCTGGCGTACTATACAATCGTGTTCCTGATTCCGCTCATCAATGGCGGATACAACAGGGGCGCGGCTTTCTGGGAATATTCACTTCTGGTTTTAGTGATTCCCTTACTGGTGATTTTGCCGCTGATAATTTTCTATGGGCTTGGGAAGCGCGTCGAGGTCGATGCAAATTCTAATGTCCAGGTGTAACAGCTACTCGGTTTTCGTTCGGTTCAGAAATAGCCTGGGAATAGCGTTATTTGATAAAGTTTGAACGACGCTTTGAACGAACTACGATTACCTCAAATTGAGAAAATGAAAAATCAAAACCGTCAACTGATTTTGACTGCCGTCATCGGCGCAATCCTTTGGGCAATCGTCAACGGTCTGCCGGTCGCCGCGCTTCATCAACAAGAGAGCGCAACCTCAACGGCATTGCCGCCAAAGGCTCCCGCGCCTGCCGATAATCCGACCACTAAAGAACGGATTGAACTGGGCAAACAGCTTTTCTTTGACGCGAGACTCTCCGGCGATAACACCATGAGTTGCGCCAGTTGTCATCTTCCCGAAAAAGCCTTTACCGATGGCTTGACGAAAGCCAAAGGCGCAGGCGGCAAATCGCTCACACGTAACACGCCCGGACTTACGAATGTCGGATTTTATACGCGCTACCTGTGGGACGGGCGGGCTGGGAGTCTCGAAGAGCAAGCCTTGATGCCGATTCAATCCGCCGATGAAATGAACCAGAAGCTTGCCGAGTTGGAAAAAGAATTGAATGCCATTCCTCAATACGTCGCGCAATTTCGCGCGGCTTTTGGAACCGCTGCAACCAGTGATTCGATTGCCAAAGCCCTCGCCGCTTTTCAACGCGCCTTAATCAGTCGCAACGCCCCCTTTGACCGTTTTATTGCGGGCGACCAAAACGCGATTTCCGATGAAGCGAAATTGGGATGGGAACTGTTTCGTGGCGATGCCGGTTGCATTCGCTGTCACAGCGGACCAATGTTTACCGATAATAATTTCTATCGACTCGGCACGACGTTTATAGATAAAGGGCGCGGCGCAATTACCGGCGAGAAGGCGAAATTTTATGCCTTTCGCGCGCCGGGTTTGCGCGATGTGGCAAGAACCGCGCCTTACCTCCACGATGGTTCGCTGGAAACGCTGTCGCAGGTTGTCGAGTTTTATTATCGCGGCGTTCCCAGAGGTTCAACGGACGGACTGCCGCTTGATGTTGCCCCGCTGCTCGGACAGAGCTATTCGGAGATTTCCGCAATCGTCGCCTTTTTAGAATCGCTCAATGGCGAACTGCCGAATATCTCACGCCCGGTTTTACCGTGAGATAAAAGCAGGCGATGAATTGCATCTGGAGCGGCTTGCAAAACAACTTTCTCAAATTGAAAAAGCGGTCACTGATTGCGAGACCATGAACGTCGCAGTCAAACACCTTCCTCAACTACCTCATCACCAAATTGAAAAGGAGCCTGAAATTCAGGCTCCTTACTTCTCCCCGGTAAACAGGTGGCATCACGAATTACCAGGAGAACCGCACATAGGCTCCCCACACATGAGCGTCATAGCCGGTGTAGCGGGAATCGAGTAACAGGAACCGTCTGCCATCCTGAGTCGCAGGTAACTGACCGAACTGATAAGGCTGCTGATTATCCCAGGCATAATCTTCAAGATGATAGGGTTCATAAATGTAACGCGTGCCGATAGCGAAATTCGGCGTCAGTTGGTAACTAATGTCCGAATTGAACTCATTGAGGCGCGTCTTGACATCAGGGAACGGATAAGCCGCCGCATTCAGCACATTGATGGCTGATGGGGTGTTGGGATTGACTGTCGTCAATCGCGTTCTGCCAAATGAATAGCCATAATGCACATCGAGAAACAGTTTCTCTTTTGCCAGATACGTAGTGACGCCGAGTCCCAGAGTATCGAGCAGGTCGCGTTCATCCCGATTCCAACGATTCGCAAGATCAAACGGCACTGCGGTCTTGGCAATCTGATTCAATGAATAGCTGTAACGGTCACGACCATAGTTGAAATAAAAGGTCGTTGCGTCGTTCACATTGCAGAGCAAATCGATGCTTCCGAAAGCTTGAATATATTTCGTCAAGCCGAAGAAGTTTTGATCATAGTCATCGCTCAAATACCCGAAGGTTCCCGATAAACCGAGTTGCGGATTGATGTGATATTGCCACTGCAAACTGGCATTGTGGCGCAGGCGTTTCGACTGATCGAACATTCGTAAACGATTAAACTCCAAAATGCCGGGATTGTATTTGAGCGGGCTTCTATCGGAATAGGCGTAACTCAATCTTCCGGTAAAGCGGTTGGTCGGTTTGTAAGAAAACAAGGTGCTGATGGTGTGTTCATTGCTTCTTTCAACCTGGCGATTTTCCCTGTCCCAGACATCAAGCTTGTATTCAAATTTCCAATCCAACGGATCGGCAATGCGCCAGACCGATTCGGCGCTCGCCATTTGATGCGTGAACGAGACCGGTTCATTTTCAATTGGCTTGGTGTTGATATTGGTACGCCAGAAAGATTCCCCGAAAGCCACATAACCGGGAAATTTAATGTGATGCGTGACATTGTCATAGTCATACATTCGATAATGAAGATTGAACATCCAACTCTTCGTCACCCTGGTGGTAAACAAATGGTCTTGAGAGAAGGTATCAACTTCACCTTCGAGACTGCGACGCGGTAATGCCGCCACATCCGTCACACTCGTGCCCGCAGGCAAACCCGAAGCAACGATTGCCGAGTTCAAGGTATAGGGGAGAAAATCTTCATTCTGTTCCCACTGGCTCCAACCGAGCGCGCTTGCCCAACGCGAATCGTGCGGCAATTCGATGAAGCCTGAAATCATGAAAGTTTTCGCTTCATTGCTTGGCGCGAGAGCAAAGATGCCGCGCGCAAATGCCATGCGGTCAAATACCCCGCCGCTGCCGGTGGCTTGCTTATCGGTAATGCGGAAGGGATTGTCGAAGGTCAATGAAGGAATGCGATTCTCAAATTTCGAGAAGGTGTAATCGGCATTGATTGCCCATTTGGCTCTCGTATAGCTGGTTCCGAAAGTGAACTGGTTGGTCAGATAATCAACCGGCGCAGGCAATTCTATAGAGAGTGCCCGGAAGGTATCGCCGGTCGGGGTTCCGACACGTTCATAACTGCCGGTGCCGAGTGGACTGGTGCCGGTTTTTTTCTGATTCCACCAGTTGAATCGCAATTTCCAGTTTTCGGTAACATTTACCGTCTGGCGAAAATCAGTGGTGTGGCGCTGCACCCTGAGCGTAGAAAGTGGCAGGCTGCTGACATAATTCCGGACAAGCGCAGGCAGTTGGTCATTCGTAGCATTTTGAAAAGCCGTCTGCACATTGTCCGGTATCGTAAGCACGCCGCCCTCGCTTGAACTGAAGGGTGAACGCGCGCCGCGAGCATACAGATGCGGAATGCCTGTGTAATCAAAAGTGGTTCTGAAGGTTCCGTATCTGCCGAGGTCGAGGCGGTAACGCTGGTCGCGTTCGCTCGGTTCGCGACCCGTAAAGCGGAAAAACAGCGGTGAGGCGTCGGGATTTGCTGAAAGCGAAAACTTCCGCACATAAGCGCCCTCTCGCACTTTGCGATATTCTTCAAATTTCGATGGGCGGCTGCCATCAACGCTGGTGATCTGTCCGCCGAATTCAAAAATCAGTTTGAATGGACGCGGCGTGTCCGCTTGCGGAAGCGCCGTGGTTTTAGTTGCGGTCTTGTCATTTGCAATGAGTTTCTTGTTGGCTGATGCATCAGCATTTTGTTGTCCAAAGGTCATCAACGGACAAACCAGAAGGAACCAAAGCAAAGAACAAAGAACAGACTTGGGTTGGAAAACGATTCTTGTATTCATAACTTTCTTCTCCTTTCTGTTGTCCTTTTAGCGTTGCAGGTTAATGCCTGATGGATGATTCGAGCCATGCACTTGCGGATGGCACTGAACGCATCCTCTCCCGGAGGTAAATACCGAGTTGGACACCCCGGCAACCGTTTGATGCCGCCCTTGAATGTGGCATTGCTGACATAGCATTGGCGTTTTTGCAGCCAGCAAGGCAGCGTTATTCGACCCGTGGGCTTTGTGGCAACTGCCACAATTTTCCCGCACCGGCGAATGCTCGAATAGAAACGGGCCACGTTTTTCGGTATGACATTGATAACAGGTTTCGTTAGCGGTCGCGGTTCGCATCATCTTTTCGCCAATCGACCCGTGCGGCTCATGACAGGTGGAACAGGTGATTTTGTGTTCCAGATTTTCATTGCGGAAAAGATGTGTCGAACGTTGAAATTGCGCTTTGCGAAGTTCCGTGTGGCATTGAAAACAGGTCTCGGCTTGGGAATTTTTCTTGAGCAATTTGGTTTCGGCTTCCGCTGAAGCAAAGAGTTTGGATTCGCTGAATTTCGCAACCGGCGAATGGTGCGCGCTATGGCAGCTCAAACAGGAAAGCCCGGCGGCTTCGTGTTTGCTGCCGCGCCAGACCGCGTGTTCGTTGTTTTGTGAGTGACACTGCGAACAATTTTTACTGGCTTCGGCGGCATTCAGCTTTGCCGGATTTTTAATCTTCGTCGCATCTCCACCATTGGCTATGTGTTCGGTGCCGTCCCCGTGACAGGACTGGCAACTGACGGCAGCTTCTGATGAAGCGTTACCGGTTTTCACCAGGGCGGCATGTTTTTTAGCCTTGCCGTGAACCGTTTTAACAAAGCCTTGAGCAATCTGTTCATGACAACTTGCACAGGCGCTGTCTTCGGGTGAAACCGTGGGTGTATTGACCTCTGTATCAGTTGATGAGTTGATAGAACTAACTTCTGCAGAGGCGTTGTTGGCGGGTGTGAAAATGAAGAAAAGTACGGTCACTAAGGCTAAGAGGGTAATCACACGTTTTAAAATCTTAGCGGTTTTAGGTTCGGCATTTTCCATAGCAACGCTCTCCTTTGGCAGATTGTTTGCCTTGGGCAATGAGCACTGACTAATCCGGGACGTTATCCACTGATTAATTTGCCCCAAACAAAATGCGTGGTTTTTCGCAGGAAACGGAATTTTTCTGCGAGGTTAAAAGAACAAGTGGTTTTGGCGACCGACCGCGCCCAACTCCCTGATCATTGCTGGCAATACCCTATTAAAGTCTTTTTTTTGCACAGTAAACATCCTTGGCTCTCGACCAGATTTATTGAAGTAGTTGACCAGCATTTACCCCGTATCAGGGATTTGAACATGGTTAAAAATCCCCTTGGGAGCTTACGATGGCTCTCCTGGAGCAACTACTGTTCCGCTATCTATGGGAGGAATTTTCCGCTCTCAGCGAATCAAGACAAGCCCTATGGAGCTTTAGCTGATTTTTAAACGCTTGCTTATTCGACGAAAAGATTGCAGTCACTATAAAAATTCTTACCCAACTTCACAGATAGCGAGTTGCAAGACCTGTGCAAAAAAAATATAGTGTGTGCCCGACAAATCAGTTCAATGAACAGGCGAAATTTAAACTCCAAAAATCCAAAGAGTTTTCATTTATAAAAAACCTGAGAGGTAAAGCCATGATAGAACGACGCAATATTCTTAAAGGCGTAGGAGCGGCGCTCACCACATCGCTTTTCACGGGGCGTGTGCGCGGCGCGAATGACCGCATCAGTGTAGGCTTTATCGGGCTTGGCGCGATGGGTTCGAGCAACCTGGGTTATGCCTTGAAACTGCCGGATGTTGAACCGGTAGCGGTTTGTGATGTGTATCAACCGACACTCGAAAAAGCGGTCGCCGCCGCAGACAAAGGCGGCAAAAAGGTCAAAGCGATAAAAGATTTTCGCGAACTCATCGCCGATAAATCCATCGATGCCGTCTGCATCTCAACGCCCGACCACTGGCACGCTTATATGGCTGTTGAAGCCTGCAAAGCGGGCAAGGATGTTTTCGTTGAAAAACCTGCTTCGGTCTATGTTGAAGAAGGACTGAAGATGGTGCAGGCAGCGCGCAAATATAAACGCGTGGTGCAGGCTGGCACTATGCAACGTTCAGGCGGCTATTTCA encodes:
- a CDS encoding Gfo/Idh/MocA family oxidoreductase, giving the protein MNRRQFLQTSAAGFLLARQLYGEEFQDRKLRVGLIGSGWYGKLDLFRLIQVAPVEVVSICDVDKRMLGEAASMIAERQASKKTPRTYSDYRALLREKDLDIVLLATPDHWHALPMIAAVEAGADVYLQKPISVDVIEGQAMVAAANKYKRVVQVGTQRRSTPHLIEARDRILREGKLGKIGLVEIYCYYHMRSTENPPDSAPPDYLDYEMWTGPAPMRPYNRLVHPRGWRVFNEYCNGILGDMCIHMLDTVRWMMGLGWPKRISSSGGILVDKSSKANIPDTQTATFEFDDLRVIWQHRSWGHPNDPKYPWGATLYGDKGTLKASVYGYDFIPIGQGQPIHRDVAYELEQYPEDKTEKDLEQHVAPAIRGHMKDFLRAIEKRSKPVASIEEGHISTASCILANISFDLGRTLNWDAQKQRVIGDEEANKRLARKYRAPWIHPEPMKYKA
- a CDS encoding VIT domain-containing protein; protein product: MMKYKICTVCLMLLTIPLLAFSAAAQTQKDKTLSPYFFVQGDPAVDHLPLKETRVDINVSGIIADVTVRQTYRNEGTRPINARYVFPASTRAAVYAMRMQIGNQVIVARIKEREKARKEFDEAKQAGKSASLLEQDRPNVFSMNLANLNPNEQVDIELRYTELLAPTDGVYEVVFPTVVGPRYSSQPESTATAQDQWIKNPYLRQGNKPTSTLHISAKISAGVPIHDLACTSHKIAAEWQSPSVAQLILNEADALQGNRDFILRYRLAGEQITSGLLLYQGKDENFFLYMAEPPARINNADIPTREYIFVVDVSGSMEGFPLNTAKQLLRDLIGQLRPTDMFNIVLFAGDATVLSAKSLPADQQNLANALRLLDEQRGSGGTELLPAMQNAMNIPQPEGVSRSIVLVTDGYISGEKGVFDYIRANLNQANVFSFGIGTSVNRYLIEGVAKAGMGEAFVVTQPDEAPAIAAKFREYIQNPVLTDIQVRAQGFDIYDVQPTSFPDLFANRPVILFGKWRGSISGTFELTGKNGQGDYTSRLYITGMLPDGANSALRYLWARSRIAELSDYGSGDIDTDRVASITALGLKYNLLTQYTSFIAVREIVTNPDGSAKDVEQPLPLPLGVTDLAIGDGIETGDEPELIWLIATISLITLIMIYRGRRRLV
- the xrtK gene encoding exosortase K, with the translated sequence MNKKLHWTRIAQWAVVLLVAFTLKLFYSKASANELQWILAPTTSLVELTSGTRFEFESYTGYVSQDRRFVIAPACAGVNFLIAAFLMLSTRKLLKARQPAALQARQPAAAWKFLPAAALIAYLVTLIANTARIAIALHLEQLSDVSGLSANQLHRIEGITVYFVFLFLLFIVNEKISAGKFSGGWRRFCYPILAYYTIVFLIPLINGGYNRGAAFWEYSLLVLVIPLLVILPLIIFYGLGKRVEVDANSNVQV
- a CDS encoding serine hydrolase, producing MRKFLLIYLLLVLALTPALARQQARNLAKKTETSAKRLPRSTPERQGIASSAILAFIEAADKEIDALHSFMMVRHGYVVAEAWWHPYDAKTPHMLYSLSKSFTSTAIGLAIAEGKLSVDDEVLKFFPEDAPAEPANNLRAMRVRDLLRMATGHQSEPQLFQGTGTWAKKFFAHPVPFKPGTHFLYNSPATYMLSAIVQKVTGMTVRDYLMPRLFEPLGIENPQWVADPQGIIVGAYGLRIRTEDIASFGQLYLQKGKWNGRQLIPAAWVEEATARQTANGSSPKSDWDQGYGYQFWRSRHNTYRGDGAFGQYCFVIPELDAVIAITSGVRDMQQVMNLVWDKLLPAMKAERLPENVTAHRQLQTRLAGLSMRLAVGQPTAPIAAKVSGRWYEFGENERGIQALALDFSSASPTLQVRTRAGETRLPIGIGSWAKSRGSFANGLERVLSVPENPLIAASGGWTGDNLFTVKLALYETPFYSTMKFRFDGEQLVIDGEHNVAFGTTKVPQLVGQSASTQ
- a CDS encoding cytochrome c peroxidase, with translation MKNQNRQLILTAVIGAILWAIVNGLPVAALHQQESATSTALPPKAPAPADNPTTKERIELGKQLFFDARLSGDNTMSCASCHLPEKAFTDGLTKAKGAGGKSLTRNTPGLTNVGFYTRYLWDGRAGSLEEQALMPIQSADEMNQKLAELEKELNAIPQYVAQFRAAFGTAATSDSIAKALAAFQRALISRNAPFDRFIAGDQNAISDEAKLGWELFRGDAGCIRCHSGPMFTDNNFYRLGTTFIDKGRGAITGEKAKFYAFRAPGLRDVARTAPYLHDGSLETLSQVVEFYYRGVPRGSTDGLPLDVAPLLGQSYSEISAIVAFLESLNGELPNISRPVLP